The Camelina sativa cultivar DH55 chromosome 14, Cs, whole genome shotgun sequence genome includes a window with the following:
- the LOC104743952 gene encoding uncharacterized protein LOC104743952, which translates to MTTSIDEATDDRFLWKIGHAPASDVFSTSATWDYLYPEGTKVDWYESVWIKGRIPKHSFIAWLNARDRLLTRDKLIRWGLSVPSHCLLCSNHAESRQHLFFDCSYSGELWQYFLDKAHLSSPSCFEDKLRWLKNPVRDRNIAQILRLAFQASVYLIWRERNSRLHSAVSKPVSLLLLEVKNILRIHLGHLTQTKDYPSGSHSLDHLVWSVSLMMWYLISVTFSV; encoded by the coding sequence ATGACTACATCTATAGACGAAGCTACAGATGATCGGTTCCTTTGGAAAATAGGTCATGCTCCAGCTTCAGATGTCTTCTCAACTTCGGCTACTTGGGATTACCTATACCCTGAGGGTACGAAAGTGGATTGGTATGAATCAGTGTGGATCAAAGGGAGAATTCCCAAACATTCTTTCATAGCATGGCTCAACGCAAGAGACCGACTCCTCACAAGGGACAAGCTGATAAGGTGGGGGTTGTCAGTTCCCTCACACTGTCTCCTCTGCAGTAACCATGCCGAATCTCGTCAGCATCTGTTCTTCGATTGCTCCTACTCCGGTGAATTGTGGCAGTACTTTCTCGATAAAGCTCACTTATCCTCCCCATCATGTTTTGAGGATAAATTAAGGTGGTTAAAAAACCCTGTTAGGGACAGGAACATCGCTCAGATACTTCGCCTTGCCTTTCAAGCTTCGGTGTATCTTATATGGAGGGAACGTAACTCAAGACTTCACTCTGCCGTCTCAAAACCAGTATCGCTGTTGTTATTGGAAGTCAAGAACATTCTCAGAATCCACTTGGGACATCTCACTCAAACAAAGGACTATCCCTCCGGCTCCCACTCTCTTGATCACTTGGTTTGGAGTGTTTCACTGATGATGTGGTATCTTATCTCTGTAACTTTCTCGGTGTAG
- the LOC104743953 gene encoding probable serine/threonine protein kinase IRE3 produces the protein MALYEDHXLIAHDGHVKLTDFGLSKVGLINSTDDLSRPVSSATSLLVEQKPKWPTLEHKRSAVGTPDYLAPEILLGTGHGATADWWSVGIILYEFIVGIPPFNADHPQQIFDNILNRNIQWPPIPEDMSHEARDLIDRLLREDPHQRLGARGAAEVKQHIFFKDINWHTLAQQKAAFVPDSENAFDTSYFHSRYSEKYPDEECLSTNENEDSSDGDSLSGSSGRLNNHHDEGVDIPRGPAESETGVSENYPFNNFSFKNLSQLAFINYDLMSKGHKDER, from the exons ATGGCTTTGTATGAGGATCACTNGTTGATTGCCCATGATGGTCATGTTAAG TTGACAGATTTTGGGCTTTCAAAAGTTGGGCTTATCAACAGCACAGATGATCTTTCTCGTCCAGTTTCCAGTGCAACGTCGCTGCTTGTTGAGCAGAAACCAAAATGGCCAACGTTGGAGCATAAGCGGTCTGCTGTGGGCACTCCTGACTACTTAGCGCCAGAAATTCTTTTGGGGACAGGACATG GTGCAACTGCAGATTGGTGGTCTGTTGGCATCATTTTGTATGAATTCATTGTGGGGATTCCACCCTTCAATGCTGACCATCCGCAG cAAATATTTGACAATATTCTCAACCGTAATATACAATGGCCTCCTATTCCTGAAGATATGAGCCATGAAGCCCGTGATTTGATAGATCG GTTATTAAGGGAAGATCCTCACCAGAGACTTGGGGCTAGAGGGGCAGCTGAG GTCAAGCAGCACATCTTCTTTAAAGACATAAACTGGCATACGCTAGCACAGCAGAAG GCCGCATTTGTGCCGGATTCAGAAAATGCTTTTGACACAAGTTACTTCCATAGTCGCTACTCGGAGAAATATCCGGACGAAGAATGTTTATCAACCAATGAGAATGAAGATTCTAGTGATGGTGACAGTTTGAGTGGCAGCAGTGGTCGGTTGAACAATCATCACGACGAGGGG GTTGATATACCCCGCGGACCTGCGGAGTCTGAAACTGGTGTCTCTGAAAATTACCCATTCAATAATTTCTCGTTCAAG AACCTCTCGCAGCTGGCATTTATCAACTATGATCTGATGTCCAAAGGTCACAAAGATGAAAGATGA